A DNA window from Haloactinospora alba contains the following coding sequences:
- a CDS encoding MFS transporter — translation MSRTWDLSAGTGGQPAHPGLRGWGFALLLLATVASFCGYVLLLPLVPLWAARGGASEFGAGSTTSAFMLATVLTQLAMPWLLARGGYRWTLPAGAVLLGAPAPLLLLTTDLAPLLVLSALRGVGFGMVTVAGAAMAVRLVPSSQMGRASGYYGMAVGLPNLVLLSAGVWLALHAGFSAVFWTAGLAPVLGAVAAAAIGRVSGGTVAPAEPESTAETPDPEASRSRGRMYAALAVPLVVMLLPAIASSGIVTFLPIPLENASGAVTAALLVFGAAMVASRWLGGLLSDRRGRPCLLLPAAASAVAGMGLVAAGLWPAQEGWAGPGGAGTALVVAGAALFGAGFGGVQNDTIVLMFRRCGPRAYGTASAAWNIGYDAGTGAGSLGLGLAIQHVGYGPGFAAASVAMLACLPLSLAMAGRSGPSRDRGSPQ, via the coding sequence ATGAGCCGAACCTGGGATCTTTCTGCGGGGACTGGGGGCCAGCCTGCCCATCCCGGTCTGCGCGGGTGGGGATTCGCCCTGCTGCTGCTCGCCACCGTAGCGAGCTTCTGCGGGTATGTGCTGCTGCTCCCGCTGGTGCCGCTGTGGGCCGCGCGGGGCGGAGCCAGCGAGTTCGGGGCGGGTTCCACCACGTCCGCGTTCATGCTGGCGACAGTACTCACCCAGCTCGCCATGCCGTGGCTGCTCGCCCGCGGCGGTTACCGCTGGACGCTGCCGGCCGGTGCGGTGCTGCTGGGGGCTCCGGCCCCGTTGCTGCTGCTGACCACGGACCTGGCGCCGCTGCTCGTCCTGTCGGCCCTGCGCGGCGTCGGCTTCGGCATGGTCACCGTCGCCGGCGCCGCCATGGCCGTCCGGCTGGTGCCCAGCAGTCAGATGGGACGCGCCTCCGGTTACTACGGCATGGCCGTGGGACTACCCAACCTCGTCCTTCTCTCGGCGGGGGTGTGGCTGGCGCTGCACGCCGGCTTCTCCGCGGTGTTCTGGACCGCAGGGCTCGCCCCTGTGCTCGGCGCGGTGGCCGCGGCGGCGATCGGCCGGGTCTCCGGCGGGACGGTGGCCCCCGCGGAACCGGAGAGCACGGCGGAGACCCCCGATCCGGAGGCGTCGCGCTCCCGGGGCCGGATGTACGCGGCGCTGGCGGTGCCGCTGGTGGTCATGCTCCTGCCGGCGATCGCCTCCAGCGGCATCGTGACCTTCCTCCCCATCCCGCTGGAGAACGCCTCCGGCGCCGTTACGGCGGCGCTGCTGGTGTTCGGCGCGGCGATGGTGGCCTCCCGCTGGCTCGGCGGGCTGCTGAGTGACCGCCGGGGCCGCCCGTGCCTCCTGCTGCCCGCGGCCGCCAGTGCTGTGGCGGGTATGGGTCTCGTCGCGGCCGGCCTCTGGCCGGCCCAGGAGGGGTGGGCCGGACCGGGCGGTGCGGGAACCGCCCTGGTCGTCGCCGGAGCGGCACTGTTCGGTGCGGGATTCGGTGGGGTGCAGAACGACACCATCGTCCTCATGTTCCGCCGCTGCGGGCCGCGGGCCTACGGCACGGCGAGCGCCGCGTGGAACATCGGCTACGACGCGGGAACCGGCGCGGGATCGCTCGGGTTGGGACTCGCCATCCAGCACGTGGGCTACGGCCCCGGTTTCGCGGCCGCCTCCGTGGCGATGCTGGCCTGCCTTCCCCTGTCCCTGGCTATGGCCGGCAGAAGCGGACCGAGCAGGGACAGGGGAAGCCCTCAGTAA
- a CDS encoding alpha/beta hydrolase family protein, giving the protein MSDAAYVSTPRSARPEPLRLTTSDGVALDASLLRGRRPETATSAVVVANGFTGTRHSPATRMVASALLPVGDVLTFDFRGHHASGGVCTVGNAEIHDVTAAVDHLRARGYTSVATVGFSMGAAVVVRHAGIVGGVAAAVSVSGPSRWYYRGTRRMRLLHAGVEKPAGRWFLRTLRGVRVIDQHWEAMPLDPTEAASAIAPAPLLVVHGDADDYFPLEHPRRIHGAAHDPAQLWIEPGMGHAERAMTRQRAQRVAGWLVRNMPDAGSREEQRRPHWARKEG; this is encoded by the coding sequence GTGTCCGATGCTGCGTACGTTTCCACACCCCGCTCCGCCCGTCCCGAACCGCTGCGGCTAACCACGAGTGACGGCGTCGCCCTGGACGCGTCGCTGCTGCGGGGGCGACGCCCCGAAACAGCGACGAGCGCTGTCGTCGTCGCCAACGGGTTCACCGGGACCCGGCACAGCCCCGCGACCCGGATGGTCGCCTCCGCCCTCCTGCCCGTGGGGGACGTGCTGACCTTCGACTTCCGCGGCCACCACGCCTCCGGCGGTGTGTGCACCGTCGGTAACGCCGAGATCCATGACGTGACTGCCGCCGTGGACCATCTGCGCGCCCGCGGGTACACGAGTGTGGCCACCGTGGGCTTCTCCATGGGAGCCGCCGTGGTGGTGCGCCACGCCGGTATCGTCGGTGGCGTCGCGGCCGCGGTCTCCGTCAGTGGCCCCAGCCGCTGGTACTACCGGGGAACGAGGCGTATGCGGCTGCTGCACGCCGGGGTGGAGAAACCGGCGGGACGGTGGTTCCTGCGCACGCTCCGGGGGGTGCGCGTCATCGACCAGCACTGGGAGGCCATGCCGCTCGACCCGACCGAGGCAGCGTCCGCCATCGCCCCCGCCCCACTGCTCGTGGTGCACGGCGACGCCGACGACTATTTCCCCCTCGAGCACCCCCGCCGCATCCACGGGGCCGCCCACGATCCCGCGCAGCTGTGGATCGAGCCCGGCATGGGACACGCCGAACGCGCGATGACCCGCCAACGTGCCCAGCGGGTGGCGGGGTGGCTGGTGCGCAACATGCCGGATGCCGGATCCCGGGAGGAACAGCGGCGGCCCCACTGGGCTAGAAAGGAAGGATGA
- the def gene encoding peptide deformylase, translating to MTKRSIVHFGDPVLATPAAPVTTFGRHTEALVRDLLDTVDAPGYAGVAAPQIGVGKRAFSYNVDGEIGYILNPTVVELSEEIQEDDEGCLSVPGLWYPTRRAQYATVTGVDLRNEPVTLRGSGLMARCLQHETDHLDGTVYLDRLDRAHRREALREVRGSSWFLRETPPSSDTAKLPTAFGGMS from the coding sequence ATGACCAAGCGTTCCATCGTCCACTTCGGTGACCCGGTGCTCGCCACACCGGCAGCACCGGTCACCACATTCGGTCGGCACACCGAAGCCCTCGTCCGCGACCTGCTGGACACCGTCGACGCGCCCGGCTACGCGGGAGTGGCAGCACCGCAGATCGGCGTCGGGAAGCGGGCTTTCAGCTACAACGTCGACGGAGAGATCGGGTACATCCTCAACCCCACCGTCGTCGAACTGTCCGAGGAGATCCAGGAGGACGACGAGGGATGCCTCTCGGTTCCCGGCCTGTGGTACCCCACCCGGCGCGCCCAGTACGCGACCGTCACCGGCGTCGACCTGCGCAACGAGCCGGTCACGCTGCGCGGTTCCGGGCTGATGGCCCGCTGTCTGCAGCATGAGACCGATCACCTCGACGGCACCGTCTACCTCGACCGGCTGGACCGTGCGCACCGGCGGGAGGCACTGCGTGAGGTCCGCGGTTCCTCCTGGTTCCTGCGTGAGACACCGCCTTCCTCCGACACCGCGAAACTCCCCACCGCTTTCGGCGGAATGTCGTAA
- a CDS encoding coiled-coil domain-containing protein, with the protein MTRLSEPAVRRARSAVSVAVGAAAVLALAPAAASADPSDDEPSIEELNDRAEDLEEQYDSELVQYTDAKDAAEEADEELEDVNKRIEEARGEVAELAAQRYKGTGVDPTVEVVMNNDPDQMFDDAAIVSHLSENNGKRLDQLTELKKDREEAAEKAQGKLEDAEELVDELESKRDEVQEKIDRYEEEEVPDGTGGGNDDSGDSGGPGDGSIPADAKGPGWDGATPRMAGIRDEIVREFGAPYPVGCLRPGDNSGEHGSGRACDFMMSSGGATPSAQHQQLGQEIANYAQSNADRLGVMYIIWEQKIWDTRNPGAGWKPMDDRGGTTANHYDHVHISSY; encoded by the coding sequence GTGACACGACTATCCGAACCAGCAGTGCGCCGCGCCCGGTCCGCGGTCTCCGTGGCCGTCGGCGCGGCAGCGGTCCTCGCCCTCGCACCGGCGGCAGCCTCTGCCGACCCTTCCGACGACGAGCCCAGCATCGAGGAGCTCAACGACCGGGCTGAGGACCTGGAAGAGCAGTACGACAGCGAACTCGTCCAGTACACCGACGCGAAGGACGCGGCCGAGGAAGCTGACGAGGAGCTGGAGGACGTCAACAAGAGGATCGAGGAAGCCCGCGGCGAGGTCGCGGAGCTCGCCGCGCAACGGTACAAGGGCACCGGTGTCGATCCCACGGTCGAGGTCGTCATGAACAACGACCCGGACCAGATGTTCGACGACGCGGCGATCGTGAGTCACCTGTCCGAGAACAACGGCAAGCGCCTGGACCAGCTCACCGAGCTCAAGAAGGACCGCGAGGAAGCGGCCGAGAAAGCCCAGGGCAAGCTCGAGGACGCCGAGGAGCTGGTCGACGAGCTCGAGAGCAAGCGCGACGAGGTGCAGGAGAAGATCGACCGGTACGAGGAGGAAGAGGTTCCCGACGGTACCGGCGGTGGGAACGACGACAGCGGCGACTCGGGCGGCCCGGGGGACGGCAGCATCCCGGCCGACGCCAAGGGCCCCGGCTGGGACGGCGCCACCCCGCGCATGGCCGGCATCCGCGACGAGATCGTGCGTGAGTTCGGCGCTCCCTACCCCGTGGGGTGCCTGCGCCCCGGTGACAACTCCGGTGAGCACGGTAGCGGCCGGGCCTGCGACTTCATGATGAGCAGCGGCGGGGCGACCCCCTCGGCCCAGCACCAGCAGCTCGGCCAGGAGATCGCCAACTACGCGCAGAGCAACGCCGACCGCCTCGGGGTCATGTACATCATCTGGGAGCAGAAGATCTGGGACACCCGCAACCCCGGTGCGGGCTGGAAGCCCATGGATGACCGGGGCGGAACCACGGCCAACCACTACGACCACGTACACATCTCCTCTTACTGA